In Candidatus Aminicenantes bacterium, one DNA window encodes the following:
- a CDS encoding prepilin peptidase, whose protein sequence is MEAALTIIFGLIIGSFLNVVVHRLPLGENIVFPPSHCPCCRANIPFYHNIPLLSYLLLHGRCHSCRERISLRYPLIEGFCALSFWLTRQFYGLSLHAAFAATFICLLIALAAIDLEHMILPDELTLGGAALFFIYSFFNPYLGQLEAILSGLGAALLFSGFFLFYLKVRKLEGLGFGDVKMVLLLGLFLGLNRLVVALFLASLSGLLVGIFLILCKKKTLKYALPFGPFLSLGSYIALFWGPGILDWVGSLWRLA, encoded by the coding sequence ATGGAAGCGGCGCTGACCATTATCTTCGGACTGATCATCGGCAGTTTCCTCAACGTGGTCGTCCACCGCCTGCCGTTGGGCGAAAACATCGTCTTTCCCCCGTCGCATTGCCCTTGCTGCCGGGCAAATATTCCTTTCTACCACAACATCCCGCTGCTCAGCTACCTGCTCCTGCATGGACGCTGCCATTCGTGCCGGGAACGCATCTCGCTGCGCTATCCGCTGATCGAGGGGTTTTGCGCCTTGAGTTTTTGGCTGACGCGGCAGTTTTACGGCCTGTCGCTGCACGCCGCATTCGCGGCTACCTTCATCTGCCTGCTGATCGCCCTGGCCGCCATCGATCTTGAGCATATGATCCTGCCCGACGAGCTCACCTTGGGCGGAGCCGCCCTATTTTTTATTTATTCCTTTTTCAATCCATACCTCGGCCAGCTGGAGGCGATCCTCAGCGGTCTCGGCGCGGCACTGCTTTTCAGCGGTTTTTTCCTTTTTTACCTCAAAGTGCGCAAGCTCGAGGGCCTGGGCTTCGGCGATGTCAAGATGGTCCTGCTGCTGGGACTGTTCCTCGGTCTGAACCGGCTGGTGGTGGCGCTTTTTCTGGCCTCGCTCTCGGGGCTGCTGGTGGGAATTTTTCTCATTCTCTGTAAAAAAAAGACCCTTAAATATGCCCTGCCTTTCGGTCCCTTCTTGAGCCTGGGCAGCTATATCGC